One stretch of Zingiber officinale cultivar Zhangliang chromosome 6B, Zo_v1.1, whole genome shotgun sequence DNA includes these proteins:
- the LOC121993030 gene encoding probable calcium-binding protein CML48 isoform X1: MAEYGGQKRDSYAPSAPPMPDSFSAALPSSGERGHPPLPPSYSYPYPSPSASPWDSGAGGGYFPPGTPPEVVRSFQAVDRDRSGFIDESELQAALSSSYHRFSIRTVRWLMFLFKNPSNTTKMGPIEFASLWACLGQWQAIFYMFDRDRSGKINSVELRDALISLGYAVPPSVIQLLVSNYAEASARGELNYDNFVECGMIVKGLTEKFKSKDPRYTGSATFSYEDFMSMGLYILYDLRMCVDICF, translated from the exons ATGGCGGAATACGGGGGACAGAAGCGGGACAGCTACGCCCCCTCGGCGCCTCCGATGCCGGACTCGTTTTCCGCCGCCCTCCCTTCATCAGGGGAACGCGGCCACCCTCCACTACCGCCATCCTACAGCTACCCCTACCCTTCCCCCTCCGCTTCTCCCTGGGACAGCGGCGCTGGCGGTGGTTACTTCCCACCAGGCACTCCTCCCGAGGTCGTACGGAGCTTCCAGGCCGTCGATCGCGATAGGAGTGGCTTCATTGACGAATCGGAACTCCAGGCGGCGCTCTCAAGTTCGTACCATAGATTTAGCATACGAACGGTCCGGTGGCTTATGTTTCTCTTCAAGAATCCCAGCAACACTACCAAGATGG GGCCTATTGAATTTGCTTCTCTTTGGGCTTGTCTCGGGCAATGGCAG GCTATCTTCTACATGTTTGATAGAGATCGTAGCGGCAAAATAAATTCCGTTGAATTAAGGGATGCTCTAATTAGCCTTGGATATGCTGTTCCACCTTCTGTCATTCAGCTTCTGGTGTCCAATTATGCAGAAGCAAGTGCCAGGGGTGAGCTAAACTACGACAACTTTGTAGA GTGTGGAATGATTGTGAAG GGATTAACTGAAAAGTTCAAGTCGAAAGATCCAAGATACACAGGATCTGCAACTTTTTCCTATGAAGATTTTATGTCAATG GGTCTCTATATTCTTTATGACTTGCGGATGTGTGTGGATATCTGTTTTTGA
- the LOC121993030 gene encoding probable calcium-binding protein CML48 isoform X2 encodes MAEYGGQKRDSYAPSAPPMPDSFSAALPSSGERGHPPLPPSYSYPYPSPSASPWDSGAGGGYFPPGTPPEVVRSFQAVDRDRSGFIDESELQAALSSSYHRFSIRTVRWLMFLFKNPSNTTKMGPIEFASLWACLGQWQAIFYMFDRDRSGKINSVELRDALISLGYAVPPSVIQLLVSNYAEASARGELNYDNFVECGMIVKGLTEKFKSKDPRYTGSATFSYEDFMSMVIPFIVP; translated from the exons ATGGCGGAATACGGGGGACAGAAGCGGGACAGCTACGCCCCCTCGGCGCCTCCGATGCCGGACTCGTTTTCCGCCGCCCTCCCTTCATCAGGGGAACGCGGCCACCCTCCACTACCGCCATCCTACAGCTACCCCTACCCTTCCCCCTCCGCTTCTCCCTGGGACAGCGGCGCTGGCGGTGGTTACTTCCCACCAGGCACTCCTCCCGAGGTCGTACGGAGCTTCCAGGCCGTCGATCGCGATAGGAGTGGCTTCATTGACGAATCGGAACTCCAGGCGGCGCTCTCAAGTTCGTACCATAGATTTAGCATACGAACGGTCCGGTGGCTTATGTTTCTCTTCAAGAATCCCAGCAACACTACCAAGATGG GGCCTATTGAATTTGCTTCTCTTTGGGCTTGTCTCGGGCAATGGCAG GCTATCTTCTACATGTTTGATAGAGATCGTAGCGGCAAAATAAATTCCGTTGAATTAAGGGATGCTCTAATTAGCCTTGGATATGCTGTTCCACCTTCTGTCATTCAGCTTCTGGTGTCCAATTATGCAGAAGCAAGTGCCAGGGGTGAGCTAAACTACGACAACTTTGTAGA GTGTGGAATGATTGTGAAG GGATTAACTGAAAAGTTCAAGTCGAAAGATCCAAGATACACAGGATCTGCAACTTTTTCCTATGAAGATTTTATGTCAATGGTAATTCCATTTATTGTCCCATAA
- the LOC121991220 gene encoding NAC domain-containing protein 83-like yields the protein MEIERSSFIKNGVVRLPPGFRFHPTDEELVAQYLKRKAFSCPLPAAVIPEINLSKFDPWDLPGENEGDRYFFNLVERSTYHRSNRAAGSGYWKATGKPRPVVAPTRKELVGMKRVLVFHRWKSTRGSRRGLRRCDFDEEMAAAMVERGQQVAAFVVEKGQQGLLFEMKDDRAARVVMVEKRRVGEGKGGWKKKK from the exons ATGGAGATTGAAAGGTCAAGCTTCATCAAAAATGGAGTAGTGAGACTTCCACCTGGATTCAGGTTCCACCCAACTGATGAAGAACTGGTGGCGCAGTACCTTAAAAGGAAGGCCTTTTCCTGCCCATTGCCTGCCGCAGTTATTCCTGAGATCAACCTCTCCAAGTTCGATCCTTGGGATTTGCCAG GTGAGAACGAAGGAGACAGGTACTTTTTCAATTTGGTAGAGAGATCCACGTACCACCGTAGCAACCGAGCGGCTGGCTCCGGCTACTGGAAGGCTACCGGAAAGCCAAGGCCGGTGGTGGCGCCGACGAGAAAAGAGCTAGTGGGGATGAAGAGGGTGCTCGTCTTCCACCGGTGGAAGTCAACGCGAGGTTCGCGAAGAGGGCTGCGTCGCTGCGATTTTGACGAAGAG ATGGCTGCTGCTATGGTTGAAAGAGGACAGCAAGTTGCAGCTTTTGTTGTTGAGAAAGGGCAACAAGGACTGTTATTCGAGATGAAGGATGACAGAGCAGCTAGGGTTGTTATGGTTGAGAAGAGGAGAGTTGGAGAGGGAAAGGGTGGCTGGAAGAAGAAAAAGTAA